Below is a window of Brassica napus cultivar Da-Ae chromosome A5, Da-Ae, whole genome shotgun sequence DNA.
CTGATTTGGATTCTTTGACTGGATCCACGATTAGGTCTAGATTTGGGGGTTTAAACTTAGGTTTTAGTATCTGATTTGTTCAGCTTCTGTCTgaattttatggttttattaCATCGGGTTCGTTGCTTATTCACATGTCGGAAGTAAAAAACATGTCTCTAATTGTTTATGTCTAATGTCTTGTTTACTGTTTGATTTTAGAGTATGCGCGAATGAAGGCAGTACTTGTGGGTATTGCATCAGGGTTTTATAACGCTACATTTTCTAGGATAGGTTTTAAGTTTCAGGTTTTGTTGAGCAGTTAATCTATACTATGTTCTGAACTAATGTTTAAATTTGTCTATGACTCTGTAGATCCATTCCTTGAGGTTAAGAAGAAGCGTGATAAGAGAAAAGAGgtatgggtttttttttttgcacttcttttggttttaattCATGTGTTCACTGCATTAATTATGGCATGGTGATTGACATTGTTATTAAATGCAATAGAACCTTAGCAACAAGGACTCTGTTGAGCCACAATGGAGATCTGGTGGTCCGGGCCGTGGTAGCAGGGGTGGTCGGATGAATTTTTCTTCTCGTCATTCATCACACGGTAAACTCCAgtcatatgaaaatatttacattgttGCATCTTTTAATATACAGCATTGGTTTGTGCTTACTTCCGGTCACAGTCCTGTTtgttatatttactttaaactGATTCTTGCCTTCTTTTCCATCGATGACATACTCAAATTGTTTATGGCTGGGATTTAGTATGCCCAGTAAAAGTATCTGATACAGAAAGTTCACTAGTTGAAGTCCATAACTCGTCACGTTTCGAATTTTTCAGTCTTTGATGAAGTGTCTGTTGTGAATGTTTACTTTTAATCAGATGGTGCTGGTGCAAAGAATTCTTTCAGAAAAGAAAATAGTCCAAAGCAGGTCGCTGATCCATCAACTTCGACCTCTcaacaacaaataaaaactaaagaCAATGCCTTGGTGTGTAGGTGAGCGTTGTCTTATGCCATTTTCCTTGATTCTGTATGACACACAGGTGGGATGTATGACACCCTTAGTGAAAGCAGGGGTGGGCCCAGCATCGATATGCCCTATAGATGATCTTTCTCATGATTTTCGTTCTTTTTGAATTGTTGACAGCCTTCCACCTGTGATGGATAAAAGTTCTGTTGGTTTGACATCAGGAAGCCCTGACGGTGCACCCTCTGCTGTTGAATCAAGCAAAAATCGTGTAGCATTGGGCTCTAATGCTGTGCAAACTGAGCAGAAGTCGGCTAATTCTCTGCCACTCTCTCGTCCATCCTCCTCGGAGGTTCGATTCACTTCTTCAAATTCCAAACCAGTGAGCGAGCAACACCTTGGACAAAGCAAGTTACAGAACAGATCCCGTGGGGTTGGGAAGGGTTCCGTGAATGATGCTTATGTTCCGAGGCCTGCTTCATCTCATAGCAACAGCACGGGTAGCCGGCCTTCTTCTAACTACAGTAATCGTTCGCATCACACTGTTGGTCCTCAAAGAGGTAAAGGAAATACTTTTTTGTCttctacagtttttttttaatcttctgACATCACCATGGATGCTTGTTTTTAGTTAAGGAATGGAAACCGAAGCCAGTGAACCATACCACTACTCAGGGCTCTGGTGCATCAGCTACAGCTGAAGCTCTTGCGGTTCCTACCGAAGCCAGTGAAAAATCTGTTGAAGATGTTGTTCCTTCTGCAGAGGGTACATCTAGGTTGCAGAGGCAGCTTGAAGACTTGCAGATCCAACGTCAGCATGTTATTATCCCAAACCATATCCTTGTTCCAGAGGCTGAGCGAACCAAGTTTAGCTTCGGAAGCTTTGATGCTGGCTTTTCTATTACATCAAGTTCAGTAGCTTTTCCAGAGAATGCACCTCTCTCGCAGAATTCACAGGAAGTTGAAGATAGTTTGGAAGCTGACGAACTTAGGTAATCTATCTGTCTCTACTTTGttaattattgttgttgttgagcGGCTAAATATTCTTAGTATAGAGTGATATGAGTTGGAAAGAAGTTGTAGTTCGCTGGTTTTGATTAGTAGCATAGTCAAAACTCGAAACTTACAAAGAGTGTACTTAAGATTCTAGGTGTAACATAGCACATATATTTTTCACATGCTATAGGCTGCCCAGTTCATCTGATAGTGTCAGTGGCCAAGTGGGTTTTGTTCCTAGAAACAACTCTATGTCCTCCTTAGCTCTTAAGTGCGAACTAGGAAGTAACAACTTTTCTGTATTATGACTGTTTAATATTTAGGGTACTGATTTTCTAGAAATCATATAATCTTTCCACTAGAAACACTTGCTACACGAAACCTTTTTTGTCATTTTATGTATTACATTTTGTCTTCTAGAACCTTGATGTGTCAAAATTTACCAGTGTCTAAAGACTTCTTTTTAATGAATTCAGCCACCCAAATGTCCATTCGACTGAAAAGGACGAGGAGAATAATGTTCATTCCGAGTCGCTTTCACAAGTTCCAAATGATATGGCTGGTGAAGGTATTGCTGCATCAAACGCAGCTCAAGTGTATGATGTCTCCAAGCAAGAGAGTCTCTTGGAGTCCGAAAGCAATCAAAACTCTTTTGACCACGTTCCATGTAATATTATCGGGCCTGTTCCTCCAGCTCCTGCGAGCCAGCATCCACAGTTTGAGAATGCTGCTGACCCTCAAGCACGTGATGCCCTTCGCATTCCTAACTTTGTGGTATGCCTTCAAAACTAACTTGTTGGGCTGCTTTATTCTTGATCGCCTTAAACCATTGATTATGCCTAGATTTTACTCTTCATTGGTCAGGAACATTTTGCCGCATTACATAGTTTTTTAGGAATTCTCATCATCTCTAGTTTGTCTTTTGAATGACATATACTTTTGTTGTTCGAAGGTCCAGCAACCATTCGATACAGCGAGTTACTATGCTCAATTCTACCGATCAGGCCCTGACAGTGATGGACGTGTTTCTCCCTTTGTTTCTCCAGGGGTTGCATCCAAGTTTAATGGAAATGTTACAGTATTGCCCCCTCATTCATCTCAAACCATGCAAGAGGTTAGTGCAACTTTTTGGGTTAGCCTAGTTTGTTAATATAATCCATTCCACTTCTATATCTGAAATGGTTGAACATATTGATTTGTAGGGTGGAAACAACGTAGTTCTGTCGACAGCTAGTCCAACTCCACTGGTAACACAGCCTGCTGGGCTGATGCAGAGCTCTATACCTGTCACGCAGCAGCCTGTTCCTTTCTTACGGCCCCCAGGATTACACATGTCACATTATCCACCGAACTACATGCCATATGGACACTACTTCTCCCCATTCTATCTACCTCACCCAGCAATGCAACAGTTCCTAAGCAGTGGTGGATTTGCTCAGCAACCTCAGGCAAGCAGTGTGTATCCTGCTCCTCCTCCACCCTCTGGAGCTGCAACAGGTGGCAAATACACACTCCCTCATCACAAGCCTGGGAATAATAATACAGGAAACTTGACTCATGTCGGTGTGCCTGGTGGTTACGGACCCTCACATGGTTCCTTCCCAGCAGGATATAATCCCAATTCTGGTGCTTCAGCTGGGAACTCAACTTCCAGTGAGGATCTCAACACGTTGCAGTTGAAGGAAAACAACGGCTACAGCACAACAGGGCAACAGGTATCTATTGCCTCTTTGAACCCATCTCAGTTGAAAGATTACTTAAAGTTCCTATTCGTAATGAGTTTTTTTATCTGCAGAGTGAAGCATTACCTGTATGGATTGCGGGACCAGGACGAGATGTGCCGAGCTCGTTCTACGGTTTACAGCACCAGCACCATGGGCAACACGTGACTTACGCTCCAGCACAAGCTGGTCACGTGACATTCCCTGGTATGTATCATCCGGGACAAGCAGTGACAGCAGCTGGAGGAGTTCACCATCCGCTCTTACAACAGTCTCAGGGTGTTGCTGGAGCCGAAATGGTTGCACCTGGGCCTCCTAACGTTTTCCAACAGCCTCAGCAAACACCGACGAATTGGCCAAGTAATTACTGAAACATGAAGCAAaaggaaaaaatggaaaagaagATTTTTGGGGATTCAACCAGAGTATCAGGAAGATATGGTGGTGCGGGTTTCGTTGActtgcgtgtgtgtgtgtgtatgccATCTAACAAATTACCGAAGAAAGGAAGCTATGAAGTTGAGCATGAAGGGATTGACAGAGGATGATCATAAAAGGATAGGGGAGGTATTTTTTAATGAATCCAGTGTTTTTTTGGTGTTTCTatatctttttttcatttttttgggggGTTTTAGCAAAATATTTGctttattagtttttagctCTTCTGAGCTAAGCCAAAAGAACTTTTCCTGCCTGAGTCTGTATCTAAAGACTCTTGGTTCTTTTCTCAGCCTTTTGTGAACATGTTCAAATATGAAGTTACCTGAACttttatttgaattaaaaatacaagaaaatatGTAGAATGTTAATAGTCTTCCAGAATATCCAAATAATATTAAAGTGTTTTTGAAAGAGCTCTATAAACTGTTAAGAACTTAGACGCTAAGCAATTGTGACAAAACAAGATCAAGTTACAGCTCGGACCAGTCAGTTACTTAAAAGGAGACTTTAAGTGGTAACCACATAGCTTTGTCTGAAAAGATTCTGGATACTGTCTTTAATTTACAAGAATGCACAGTGCAAAGCACTTAGGAGCATACATATACTGATATACATACACATGAAAAGAAAGTCATatacaatcatatatgttttaactttttacacTAAGTCTCCCTGCATCTTTCAACTACCAAGAGAAGAACAAAATTCATGGAACCCTGATCTGTGTAAAAGCCCTGAAGCAGCAGAGATCCAAttggataaatattttttgtcagAGAACGATCTCTCTGAACACTAATGAAGCTTCTTCAAGGCCAAAAAAAACAGATTGAATCCCAAGAATAAATGATTTGCTTACAATACTCAATCAGTTTAGTGTCTTCTCAAACCCCAGAGAGTagtcttgttttttttcataatttctgACTTTGAGAAGTCTCTCCATAAGTCAAAAACCTTCCTTTGTTCAGTTTTAAGCCATGTGTATCTACTTTGTTTACCCTTCAATAGCTTCTGGTTGGGGTGAGTGGGTCATAGTCATAAGCTTCACCAGCTTTGACAAATCTTCCCTTCACACGCCGTCTCACATCAGCTCTTGCTTTGCGAGAAGCATACCTCACTGTCTTATCAAACCtgtatcaaacaaaaaaacaaagaatgtTTCATTTAGAATACACTTCAAACTTGCTTACATGATGCAATCAACTGGATTCGCAATGGCACTTACTTGCGAGCCTTCTTTTTCTCCTTGTAACGCATAACCGCGTTATTACGGGTCACTGAATGTGAGGAAGCATTGTTATCCTGTGATGTTTGAGGATACCATGGTGGCTCACCGGAGAGCTGCATTGAAGACGATGCACCACATTCTTGAAAATCTCCAGCACTACTATCTCCTGTGACTCCAGAGAATGATATGTTGGAATGTGCTGGTTTCGATGTGAAGCAAATGATTGGTTCTGTTTTTGAACTCATGAAAGAATCATCATTGCTCTCAGCAGGCTGTACAAGATTCCCTCCCTGGATTAAGAGAAGGAACAAGATCAATCATTAGAATCAAAGGAACATGTGAACCTCATAAAATAGCAAAACATACCTCAGGAGCTGTTGCTTGATGATGTTTCTGGAAAAGACTATCAATTCCACCTTGTCCAAAGAGCTCTCCAGAGGTGTTAAAGGCTGTCCCAAAGAGCTCTTCATAGTTCTCAAGAGCCAAGTCAACTTCATCCATACCCAAGTTCCCATAAAAGTCATCTTCACATACTCTTACATCCTTCAAACACCATAAACAAACAAGAACTTGAATttagatacatttttttttgtattttcaatgCACTTTTTACCAactaataatatgattaattgtaatctttacaaaaaaaaaaactaactacaTTTACTAAAATTCTGCAAAATAGATAATCACGAAAAATTATTCCTTTAATACTGAAATtgaatatgttttattaatatgtatgaaaaaaactaaaacatgtaTCATTTTGAAACCGAGAGAGTATATACCTTGGGAAATGCTGAAGTTGCAGGTGCTGCAGAACTGGTTTCAGGCCTTGAGGAGGAGCCAGCAACGACATCTTTCTTCTCCTCGTTACAGTTTTGGTTGTTCTGACCATCACCATCTATATTCATCATACCCATTTCTTGTTCACAGCCTGATTGTCCAGCTAAGTCCAAACAGAAAGACCATATAGAAGCGAGCTCCGAGCTAGAAGGGCAACCAGAATAGCAGCTTATGGTTTGCCTCTTGTGATTatttgatgaggaagaagaattgttattgttgttgttgtggccAGACCAATTACAGTTTTGACAAAGTGAAACCCTTTCTTCAACACACCTGACTGTTGCAGGCTGAGAATTGCATCTCTCGCAGACGAGTGTCCTAGAATGTCGCTTGGACAATGCGTTAGCGGAGTGGACGCTCCTGTCGCAGGAGAGGCAGAGACAGGCTGCGTCTGAACGACAGTACACCATTGAACGTTGTTCACCACAGAAGTCACACATGTAACCCATCTTCTTTCACTgctgtaattaaaaaaaaaaatcatatatacataaaccatggattaaataaaaaagacaaGAGACTTGGTCTAAAAAGCAAAAGACATAGATGGAAtctcttttaaaagttttatgaattttggTCTGAGCTTTCATATGAACAGTCAGAGAACCAAAAcccataaaataaatttaatcaaaatcgaaataaataaaaacaaagcttCAGACTACAGATCAGTAAATCTACGGTTTTTTAATTTGACTTGTATTCAAGATGAATCCAAAACTAAATAgttcttagaaaaataaatcaagCTTTTTTAGCTATCACAATCATCATCCTCATCCAAACAAAGCTTAAGAAACCAataatcaaaaagaaaacatgaaaatcTCTTTAAATCGAAGATCCAACAACACAAGACATGTATTAGAGACAGATTCATTAAGACCCTTCATAGTGAAACAGTGGATAAAAAGCTAGTAACAATTATTATTACAGACGGATAATCCTAGAAAAATAAGAACActcaaaaaaagagagagagagagagagagaggagaggaaaACAACTTACAGTGTTAAAAGATCTTCTTATGAAGTTGAATCAAGAAAAATCTGAGATAAACACACACAGATCCTTAGAAACAGAGCAGATTATTCTTCTGTTTCTATCTTTTctttgcttctctctctctctttctctcagaaaaaaaaaaactaatgaatgGATAGGCTTGTGACATAATCAAAAGTGCCTACCTTTTTTTcattacttttattttcttttattaaaaactaaaaggggtttttgccaaaactaacccacaacttgattttaattccaaacatatacccaaacttgaatcaaatgcaaaactaacctaaaagcctagtgaaattacagctcagccccttgtgaccaaacaaaaaaacagaagccatttttacgaatatagccccagtaaatcgtctgagtcgtctgagatgttggaagtcgtctggacgactgaagtgtaagtcgtctggacgactgaagtgtaagtcgtctggtaccagtttattttaaaaataatttataaatcttgtaaaaaaatattttgatgcgtaaaaaataaaaatcaagtaattataaacagttttaactgatataaattaagatatgataaaattgatttgttttgaagatatatgagtggaagtagtgaatcatgaaatactttggtttaggagtttgacaaacatatgttgtagtattgtatgtattgttagggttagattttggaaaactaaaatgtttttttcaaaaattagttttcacctatatgtgtttatttctgtgtatagtaaacacttttcaagtttgatttggttttatgaagtgtttaattagataattaagtttaggggttatgtttagggtgtggacgacttatatttcagtcgtctgttaaataatttacccggacgacgtatatttcagtcgtccagacgacttacttgtaagtcgtctggaaagtcttctattttagtttcccgctaaaaatatttaatttcccgctaaaaatattaaactcttctggacgacttacatgtaagtcgtctgttttaatttcttcaccagacgactgaaatgtaagtcgtccaggaagtcgtctgagtcaaaaatatttaatctaattggattttttgtctccctatataaagaaaaatttacacattctctctcctcctctcaaatggctgcaacaaaaatgtaatgttcatcattctaaaactctccaacctctctctaatctctttgacttgaaaacaccaaactttatatgaatttttcagttttgtctcatgtatttcttactaatctatctcttttgcaggtttttgat
It encodes the following:
- the LOC106452947 gene encoding GBF-interacting protein 1-like, which translates into the protein MVGSGARVSIGADTRKTIQTIKEITAGNYSEDEIHAMLLDCSMNPDEAAQRLLLQDPFLEVKKKRDKRKENLSNKDSVEPQWRSGGPGRGSRGGRMNFSSRHSSHDGAGAKNSFRKENSPKQVADPSTSTSQQQIKTKDNALVCSLPPVMDKSSVGLTSGSPDGAPSAVESSKNRVALGSNAVQTEQKSANSLPLSRPSSSEVRFTSSNSKPVSEQHLGQSKLQNRSRGVGKGSVNDAYVPRPASSHSNSTGSRPSSNYSNRSHHTVGPQRVKEWKPKPVNHTTTQGSGASATAEALAVPTEASEKSVEDVVPSAEGTSRLQRQLEDLQIQRQHVIIPNHILVPEAERTKFSFGSFDAGFSITSSSVAFPENAPLSQNSQEVEDSLEADELSHPNVHSTEKDEENNVHSESLSQVPNDMAGEGIAASNAAQVYDVSKQESLLESESNQNSFDHVPCNIIGPVPPAPASQHPQFENAADPQARDALRIPNFVVQQPFDTASYYAQFYRSGPDSDGRVSPFVSPGVASKFNGNVTVLPPHSSQTMQEGGNNVVLSTASPTPLVTQPAGLMQSSIPVTQQPVPFLRPPGLHMSHYPPNYMPYGHYFSPFYLPHPAMQQFLSSGGFAQQPQASSVYPAPPPPSGAATGGKYTLPHHKPGNNNTGNLTHVGVPGGYGPSHGSFPAGYNPNSGASAGNSTSSEDLNTLQLKENNGYSTTGQQSEALPVWIAGPGRDVPSSFYGLQHQHHGQHVTYAPAQAGHVTFPGMYHPGQAVTAAGGVHHPLLQQSQGVAGAEMVAPGPPNVFQQPQQTPTNWPSNY
- the LOC106452948 gene encoding zinc finger protein CONSTANS-LIKE 9; this translates as MGYMCDFCGEQRSMVYCRSDAACLCLSCDRSVHSANALSKRHSRTLVCERCNSQPATVRCVEERVSLCQNCNWSGHNNNNNNSSSSSNNHKRQTISCYSGCPSSSELASIWSFCLDLAGQSGCEQEMGMMNIDGDGQNNQNCNEEKKDVVAGSSSRPETSSAAPATSAFPKDVRVCEDDFYGNLGMDEVDLALENYEELFGTAFNTSGELFGQGGIDSLFQKHHQATAPEGGNLVQPAESNDDSFMSSKTEPIICFTSKPAHSNISFSGVTGDSSAGDFQECGASSSMQLSGEPPWYPQTSQDNNASSHSVTRNNAVMRYKEKKKARKFDKTVRYASRKARADVRRRVKGRFVKAGEAYDYDPLTPTRSY